The DNA region ACAGCGTCCGCGGTCCCTACAAAGGAGGTCTCCGCTATCATCCTGGAGTCAGCGAGGCAGAATGCACTGGCTTAGCGATGTGGATGACATGGAAAACCGCGGTCATGGATCTTCCATTCGGCGGCGCGAAGGGTGGTGTCGTTGTCAATCCCAAGTCTTTGAGCGAAGGTGAAAAGGAGCGATTGACTCGTCGGTTAGCACAGGAACTCCGGGAGAGTATCGGTCCTATGCAGGATATTCCAGCGCCTGATATGGGAACTGATGCTCAGACGATGGGATGGCTTATGGATGCATATAGTATGCAACAGGGCGAAACCTCGCCAGGTGTTGTCACTGGCAAGCCACCAGTCATCGGCGGAAGCTATGGGCGTGAAGAAGCACCTGGTCGAAGTGTTGCGATCATCACCCGGGAGGTCTGTAGTTACTATGATCGGCCGTTAGACGAGGTGACAGTTGGCGTGCAGGGGTTTGGAAGTGTCGGTGCAAACGCTGCTCGATTACTCGATAATTGGGGAGCAACCGTCACCGCGGTGAGCGATGTGAATGGGGTTGCGTTCGACGCTAATGGTGTCGATGTCCAAAATATCCCTTCGCACGATGAAGAGCCGGAGGCAGTCACAAAGTATGCGAACGAGGTTCTGCCTGCCGCGAAACTATTCGAAGTCGATGTAGACGTTCTCATTCCTGCTGCAATTGGGAACGTCATCACTCGGGATACCGCGGATACGCTCGAGGCAGACATCGTCGTAGAGGGGGCGAATGGTCCCACGACCTCTGAGGGGGACAAAATTCTCGGAGAACGCAATATCCCCGTTATCCCAGATATCCTCGCAAATGCTGGGGGTGTGACTGTCAGCTACTTCGAATGGCTCCAAGATATCAATCGGAGACCTTGGTCGCTTGAGGAGGTCAATAACGAGTTAGAAAAAGAGATGCTGACTGCATGGAATGAAGTCAGGACGGAAGTCGAACAACGAGATGTGTCGTGGCGTGATGCTGCATACATTGTTGCTCTCTCTCGTCTGGCAGAAGCCCACGAAGCACGGGGCCTCTGGCCATAATATACAGTCGCCCCTCTACCGCCCATATTCGTAATATTCTACGAGCGAAGATCGGAGAACCAACCAGAATTGATTGCGATGCCGAGAACAACACCCAGAGCAATCCCAATTGCTAATTGATCCATTGCGAGGCCGAATACGACACCTAGAGAAATGCCAATGGCTATTCCGTATCCTCTTTCGTCAGAGGACTCATCTTTGGGGTCTATGGCGGCCATAATACGGTATTTTGTGTCGTTACGAGATAATTCTATTGGTGGTTATTCTGAGTGTTGTTCGGCTTTTCTTTGTTTGTTCGCACCGGCTTTAGTGAAGGGATCAGAGCAGGATTCACGGGTTGCTCTTATCAATGTGAACCCAAATATGACTATATTAGGACCCATCTCTTCTTCAGCGCCAATGATTGATCAATATCAGTACAGAAGTATCAAAATGCCAACAAGATGATTTAGAACGACACCAGACCGCTTGAAAACAGAGCGCGCTCACCACCTCGTTCAAGATGGATGGGAACTCGACCGAGCAACGATCGACTGGGGTTGAGGGAAACGCACTCATCCTCAGACGCTCTCAGTAGACTAACCACTGCAATGTCGCTCCGTCAACGTATCGGAAGACTTTGGCAGACTCTGTTAACTGCTTGACGTGGCGATCCACATCGGCACAGTCTCAACTGGTTGGTCGTTCGGCGACCGAAAAACAATTCATCTTGCTGCACACTGGCGACATACGCTCACTTGTCTTCCCTCCGAGCGATCCATAGAGAAGACCCGCATCGGCGCTCGGTGTATTCCTCAACGATGAGCCCATCATCGAGTGGGGAATCGTCTCTGAGTTTCGGGAGATAAGACCCGACGAGTGACGCCGAAAGCTCGCTGTTTCCGTCCGTGAGGTTGGACGCACGAAAGTACCGATGGGTGTTGCCGTGTGGGTTGTCGCTTATGAAACGCCTGAGCGCGCTCTCGACGCGTTCACGATTGTTTTCAGTCTGTTTCGCGCTCATGGCTTGTTGGCATCCTTGCGGCGCTCTCGGTCGGCTGCACGGAGCTCATCGAGACACGGTCCGCAGATACGGCCGTCCTCGGGAACAATGTTCTCACACTGTTCGTAGTAGATGCACGCCCCGTCAGGGGTTGCCTTACTCCTGCCGAACGCTGCGAAGTCCGATCGGTCCGCGCTCACAGATTAAATCGCCTCCCCATCGGTGCCATCACCTTTTCGACTAGATTCGGTGGTCATTAAACCTCTTTCAATGAGCTTGAACGACTCCAAGAGGTCGGCTTGTGACGAGTGGTATTAGTTCACCATGACAGAGACAGAGCCAAACGGACGCTCGATTTGAACACTGAGCAGCTATCTGTAGCATTAGGAAGGTCAAAAGACAACAAACGGCAACAAGAGTTAACCTTCCTCGATACATGGTCCCACGTATCATGATAGATCGGCTAGGAGACGAAGTCGATATGCTCTCACGTCACTTGCACGTGCTAGAGTTGGTCCTGGAAAACGAACCTATCGGCATCGTGAAGATGTCGAACGAAACGGGGCATAAACATCACGAAGTGCGCTACTCGCTGCGGGTGCTCGAAGAAAAACAGCTGATCGAACCGACGGACAACGGTGCAATCGCGACTGAGCAGACAGACGAGTACGTTGCAGACCTCGATGAGAAAATTGACGCTGTCAACGATAAGCTTGAAGAAATACAAATCAGTGAGGAGCTTGAGGTAGATCACTGACAAATCTCGTCTCTTCATCTGTATTTTTTGTATTAACTAAAAGAATCCGCTGCAATACTTCTACTCTGTAAGTCGATATATCGAATGACTCTTCTGACCGCCGGCGTGGTGCCGACACCGACACTGACCGATTCGAAGATCAAAAATTGTTGACTAGGACCGGTTGTACGGGCGATATCCGTGTACCTCAGAGGGCCTTGAAATCGCTGCGTTCCCAGATAGGTCCCCAAATCCGAAGCCGAGAACTACAGCAACACAGCTTGCGCCAAGCCGAGAAAAGCGAAGAAACCGAGCACATCGGTTGCAGTAGTTATGAAAATCGTTGCTGACGTCGCGGGGTCTTGTCCGAGACGATCGAGGATGAGTGGAATGAGAGCCCCGAAGAATCCGGCAATGACGAGGTTTAGCACCATCGAGACACCGATGACTAATCCTAGAAGCGGGCTCTGGTTGAATACTGAAGCAATGACTGCAACCAGTGTACCAGTGATGATACCGTTTGCAGCACCTGCAATTACCTCGTTGACGATAACCCGTGCGCCAGTTGTGAGTGAGACCTGCTCAAGCGAAATACCACGAACCGTCACGGCCATCGTCTGAGTACCTGCATTCCCACCCATCCCTGCAACGACCGGCATGTACGCTGCCAATACTGCAAGTGCCGCGATAGTAGCCTCGAACAACCCGACAACCGCTGCAGCCATGAAGGCTGTTCCGAGGTTGATGATGAGCCACTTGTACCGACTCTGAATTTTTCTGATTGGCCCATCAAGCACGCTCTCTTCTTCGGCAACGCCGGTAAACTCATAGAGAGTCTCCCCTGCTTCTTCCTCAATGAGTGAGAGCATATCGTCAGCCCGAATGACCCCGACAATCGCGTCTTCTTCGTCGACAACAGCAACAGTCTGCTCGCGGTTCTCTTGAAATACTGCAATGACCTCTTCTTCAGGCCAATCATAGTGGACGTAGGGAACTTCCTGGATATACTCAGTGATTGTCTCATCTCCTCGGTCGCTCATCGCGAGTGTTGGTCCTGGTAACTCACCCAGAAATTCCACACCGTCGGTGACGAACACGGTTGGAAATCGGCCTGTGCGATCTTCGAAGCGACGAACTTGTTCGGCGACAATAGGAAAAGTCGCAGTAGAACTAACAGTGATGT from Halococcus salsus includes:
- a CDS encoding magnesium transporter, encoding MAEQLTDIQQEIAASPSPARTFANLPQTRKRDVFFRLSERVRKSLIANMSRNQLQAFVHRLDPDEATDVLGMADEQTQEAVLEELNETRREKLSFLLGFDPETAAGVMDLNYITVSSTATFPIVAEQVRRFEDRTGRFPTVFVTDGVEFLGELPGPTLAMSDRGDETITEYIQEVPYVHYDWPEEEVIAVFQENREQTVAVVDEEDAIVGVIRADDMLSLIEEEAGETLYEFTGVAEEESVLDGPIRKIQSRYKWLIINLGTAFMAAAVVGLFEATIAALAVLAAYMPVVAGMGGNAGTQTMAVTVRGISLEQVSLTTGARVIVNEVIAGAANGIITGTLVAVIASVFNQSPLLGLVIGVSMVLNLVIAGFFGALIPLILDRLGQDPATSATIFITTATDVLGFFAFLGLAQAVLL
- the gdhB gene encoding glutamate dehydrogenase GdhB, with product SVRGPYKGGLRYHPGVSEAECTGLAMWMTWKTAVMDLPFGGAKGGVVVNPKSLSEGEKERLTRRLAQELRESIGPMQDIPAPDMGTDAQTMGWLMDAYSMQQGETSPGVVTGKPPVIGGSYGREEAPGRSVAIITREVCSYYDRPLDEVTVGVQGFGSVGANAARLLDNWGATVTAVSDVNGVAFDANGVDVQNIPSHDEEPEAVTKYANEVLPAAKLFEVDVDVLIPAAIGNVITRDTADTLEADIVVEGANGPTTSEGDKILGERNIPVIPDILANAGGVTVSYFEWLQDINRRPWSLEEVNNELEKEMLTAWNEVRTEVEQRDVSWRDAAYIVALSRLAEAHEARGLWP